In Saccharicrinis fermentans DSM 9555 = JCM 21142, a genomic segment contains:
- a CDS encoding TssN family type VI secretion system protein gives MSIITSYIIYPLLGILLIGLGFLIAKKNNLSNNKKLIAYLLICILALSLPALLGLLDYDFMPYGYIGIGVLYLVLGYYNTKIITWLFKDKPPYYVEVSILLFTLLGGAFLFSLIFNMCNELEYGLWASTSLLAFTFPSIYIKSAQLFLDIPVEVYKVWMYDKSQDITNDNTIDYNQLKVVKMELFKQEHDSEPVTINAKAPYDMAFGIWFKRLLTDYNIKSPLSPIDPNNGSEGTGWIFYTKPSFFLPRNYIDYDKTFTGNKISERHTIIAKRVKESTEQQ, from the coding sequence ATGAGCATTATAACATCATATATCATATATCCCCTATTGGGAATATTATTGATTGGCCTAGGCTTTCTTATTGCAAAGAAAAACAACCTTAGCAATAACAAAAAGCTAATTGCTTATCTGCTGATTTGCATTCTAGCTTTATCGTTACCAGCCTTACTTGGCTTACTCGATTATGACTTTATGCCCTATGGGTACATAGGTATCGGAGTGCTATATTTGGTATTGGGATACTACAACACGAAAATCATCACATGGCTATTCAAAGATAAGCCACCCTATTATGTAGAAGTCTCTATTTTACTTTTCACTTTATTGGGTGGTGCATTTCTATTTTCGTTGATATTTAACATGTGCAACGAGTTAGAATATGGGCTTTGGGCTTCCACTTCACTTTTAGCGTTCACTTTTCCATCAATATACATAAAAAGCGCCCAACTCTTTTTAGACATACCGGTAGAAGTATATAAAGTATGGATGTACGATAAAAGTCAGGACATTACCAATGACAACACCATTGATTACAACCAGTTAAAAGTGGTCAAGATGGAGTTATTTAAGCAGGAACACGATTCAGAACCTGTCACCATCAATGCAAAAGCACCCTACGACATGGCCTTTGGCATTTGGTTTAAACGACTATTAACAGATTACAACATAAAATCACCCCTTTCGCCCATTGACCCCAACAATGGTTCAGAAGGAACTGGATGGATATTTTATACAAAGCCGTCCTTTTTCTTACCTCGTAATTATATTGATTACGACAAAACATTTACAGGGAACAAGATTAGCGAAAGGCACACTATAATAGCCAAAAGAGTAAAAGAAAGTACAGAACAACAGTAA
- the tssD gene encoding type VI secretion system tube protein TssD, which translates to MGFFDRLLSGKVFSGSRSASIVAELEVNGKKYLLHDMDWVFKQDLDDRCRPCSAVYGGQLSLTIDESVDQNIYNWIINSGTKYAGSIRFYNNSNNFDEGAQLVIQFEEAICVRYYKQILAHGSGGLTTLVLSSRVLKLGNEVFEQNWTR; encoded by the coding sequence ATGGGTTTTTTTGATCGTCTTCTTTCAGGTAAAGTTTTTTCCGGTTCTCGTTCAGCATCTATTGTGGCTGAATTGGAGGTGAATGGTAAAAAATATTTACTGCATGATATGGACTGGGTGTTTAAGCAGGATCTGGATGATAGGTGTAGACCTTGTAGTGCTGTGTATGGAGGTCAGCTTAGTTTGACCATTGATGAATCGGTAGATCAAAATATTTATAATTGGATAATTAATAGTGGAACCAAATACGCTGGAAGTATTCGGTTTTATAATAATAGTAATAATTTCGATGAAGGAGCTCAGTTGGTGATTCAATTTGAAGAGGCTATATGTGTTAGATATTATAAGCAGATTTTGGCTCACGGAAGTGGCGGTTTAACCACCTTAGTTCTGTCGTCGCGTGTGTTAAAGTTGGGAAATGAAGTCTTTGAGCAAAATTGGACGCGGTAG
- a CDS encoding GPW/gp25 family protein has protein sequence MEKTYYKLPLQLSNLFNDEDEQLERCSLLESIDQHLELLLTTSPGEHTFNAQFGTRIWELDFERVYSQSKWKERFSAFVQEAIEANEKRISEVDVKVFVREVVQEDTVLDSVTIRKRVDIYVYGVLTESNQRCGFNYSLYLGPLSNE, from the coding sequence ATGGAGAAAACGTATTACAAACTGCCTTTGCAGTTGTCAAATTTATTTAATGATGAGGATGAACAATTGGAGCGGTGTTCTCTGTTGGAGTCCATCGATCAACATCTGGAGCTATTGTTAACGACAAGCCCTGGAGAACATACTTTCAATGCCCAGTTTGGCACTCGTATTTGGGAGCTTGATTTTGAACGTGTGTATTCGCAATCCAAATGGAAAGAGCGTTTCTCGGCATTTGTGCAAGAAGCTATTGAGGCTAATGAGAAACGTATTTCAGAAGTGGATGTAAAGGTGTTTGTGAGAGAGGTGGTGCAGGAAGATACCGTACTCGACTCGGTAACCATTCGTAAGCGTGTGGACATATATGTGTATGGGGTGCTTACGGAGAGTAATCAACGCTGCGGCTTTAATTATTCTCTTTATCTGGGTCCCTTGTCCAATGAATAA
- a CDS encoding M23 family metallopeptidase has product MKFTYPIDIKSIDETKVKYLKGASNKTGYYPIGRMNTWHGGVHFEGDKPLYAIADGTVVAYRVPKAYFEETIDGEVSKYSNGFVLIQHQYESPKGQKMTFYSLYMHLSSYEEMKGEKIPDIFKSYEYSVKKTVKDYDTAKGAKIKDTNGNLLAVAAKGTKLNFIAEDEGEARRKVEYTTPKGEKIEGTTYSIEYKNQLLVDQDTGEVLTDMFEGSNGDYGAKLLNEAKSSAKVLRIIPRETKVEIAAEDQGKKGWLKVTKVGDEEVTGYCNSSSLDQKPFNLLSESETDKVCSVCIEVKAGTIIGFTGLNGFEKSAQYRGGHVEVFATDEKEVTNFISNTKGDGDENKHFAKLSAETALKIAIPISLPANMPVKSTGCSNYVSIMEQVEVAELELVISDRNTQLPKYYKSGFYTFESTEEDQSRLTEFNKLIGGCAQIGDKVKLVEEFDGTDYRRVIYMPSQKGLRFWVEKVKLEDKILTYNLPEEEQVGPLRLPDEYDEYDEYIGGSVFGTSRYFQFIEDGNAIEEKPTEEKTYLILNTPLSEVNILNPIDYQDVSIESDIIVDTKTATHYHDDEEKEWLLIDHKDIGANGAPVNYKGLIKEEELTDRFSAYDWAKFGFEIKDAGAEYIYNFDEKSDFFNEICELVDQDENGILEPYELQRALNSHYTAHKLSQLVCKHHSEWAYGGQYLSSLMNQVTGVFDEGIKLESDDTRKQALEELKTERLDAFEAKVCQLYYWQDINIPALESKPINFVEGAFTTQQTTGKYLKFEDSSWVSKTDSSNESPVDLVAFPIDNPVVYHFHPVAFVEQMRRINGGFYYEIYHTGEIICNGDIEKAKEVSFIYYDKNGGKHELGTYKLVEVPDFESGKTKKPTANLNNYEVRSGTYNRKKKTIWYKKKNKKFKAVNIKENFTGSHYVYTKDDFVLKFKSISNRPYARPECFAALLGAIADTGYEDIKINGFTSKDGTSFPSVSHPGGINVDISNLDNADFKTADGGIKIANSNYSRERTRTLANSMIKFRYYRIRTSDVELCKYGANASKWDCTNKEKPCRYITGHEDHLHCEGFNNK; this is encoded by the coding sequence ATGAAATTTACATATCCAATTGATATTAAATCAATAGATGAGACCAAAGTTAAGTATTTAAAAGGAGCCTCAAATAAAACTGGGTATTATCCGATAGGGAGGATGAACACGTGGCACGGAGGTGTTCATTTTGAAGGAGATAAGCCTTTGTATGCTATAGCAGATGGAACAGTTGTGGCTTATAGAGTGCCCAAAGCTTATTTTGAAGAAACTATTGATGGAGAAGTAAGTAAGTATTCCAATGGTTTTGTTTTAATACAGCACCAGTATGAAAGTCCTAAAGGACAAAAGATGACTTTTTATTCTTTATATATGCATTTGTCGAGCTATGAAGAAATGAAAGGTGAAAAGATACCCGATATTTTTAAGAGTTATGAGTATAGTGTTAAAAAGACAGTAAAAGATTACGACACAGCTAAAGGAGCAAAAATAAAGGATACTAATGGTAACTTATTGGCTGTTGCTGCAAAGGGAACAAAACTTAATTTTATTGCAGAAGATGAAGGGGAGGCAAGAAGAAAAGTTGAATACACAACGCCTAAAGGGGAAAAAATAGAAGGAACAACTTATTCTATTGAATATAAAAATCAATTGCTAGTAGATCAGGATACCGGGGAGGTTTTGACTGATATGTTTGAAGGCTCAAATGGAGATTACGGAGCTAAATTACTGAACGAAGCAAAGTCAAGTGCAAAAGTACTGCGCATAATACCTCGAGAAACAAAGGTTGAGATTGCTGCTGAAGATCAGGGTAAAAAAGGATGGTTAAAAGTAACCAAAGTGGGAGACGAAGAAGTTACCGGCTATTGTAATTCGAGCAGCTTAGATCAAAAGCCATTTAATTTGTTAAGTGAATCGGAAACAGATAAAGTATGCAGTGTTTGTATTGAAGTTAAAGCCGGGACTATTATTGGTTTTACAGGGCTAAATGGGTTCGAGAAAAGTGCACAATATAGGGGGGGGCATGTTGAGGTATTTGCTACTGACGAAAAAGAGGTGACAAATTTTATTAGCAATACTAAAGGAGATGGAGATGAAAATAAGCACTTCGCAAAGTTATCAGCAGAAACAGCGTTGAAAATAGCTATTCCTATTTCGCTACCTGCTAACATGCCAGTAAAAAGTACAGGTTGTTCTAACTATGTTTCAATTATGGAGCAAGTTGAAGTAGCAGAGCTTGAACTGGTTATTTCTGATAGAAATACTCAGTTACCCAAGTATTATAAATCAGGATTCTACACTTTTGAAAGTACCGAAGAAGATCAAAGCCGCTTAACGGAGTTTAATAAGTTAATCGGTGGATGTGCACAAATCGGAGATAAAGTAAAATTGGTTGAGGAATTTGACGGAACTGATTATAGGCGGGTTATTTATATGCCGTCTCAAAAAGGATTGCGCTTTTGGGTGGAGAAAGTTAAGCTTGAGGATAAAATATTAACTTATAACTTACCAGAGGAAGAGCAGGTGGGGCCATTAAGGTTGCCTGATGAATATGATGAATATGATGAATATATTGGAGGTTCTGTCTTTGGTACTTCGAGGTATTTTCAATTTATAGAAGATGGAAATGCCATTGAGGAAAAACCTACAGAAGAAAAGACATATCTAATCTTAAATACACCATTAAGTGAGGTAAATATATTAAATCCAATTGATTATCAAGATGTCAGTATTGAATCTGATATTATTGTAGATACAAAAACAGCGACCCATTACCATGATGATGAAGAAAAAGAGTGGTTGTTGATCGACCATAAAGATATAGGGGCAAATGGAGCGCCGGTAAACTATAAAGGATTGATCAAAGAAGAGGAACTAACCGATCGTTTCTCGGCTTATGATTGGGCTAAATTTGGTTTTGAAATAAAAGATGCTGGAGCAGAGTATATTTATAATTTTGACGAAAAATCAGATTTTTTCAATGAGATATGCGAGTTGGTTGATCAAGATGAAAATGGTATATTAGAGCCATACGAATTACAAAGGGCTTTAAATAGCCACTATACGGCTCATAAATTATCGCAACTGGTATGTAAGCACCATAGTGAGTGGGCTTATGGAGGTCAATATTTAAGCTCATTGATGAATCAGGTAACAGGGGTGTTTGACGAAGGCATAAAATTGGAAAGCGATGATACACGTAAGCAAGCATTAGAAGAACTAAAAACAGAGCGCTTAGATGCATTCGAAGCCAAGGTATGTCAGCTTTATTATTGGCAGGATATAAATATACCAGCATTAGAAAGTAAACCTATAAATTTTGTTGAAGGAGCATTTACTACTCAACAAACAACTGGTAAGTATTTAAAATTTGAAGATTCATCATGGGTAAGTAAAACCGATTCTAGCAATGAAAGTCCAGTAGACTTGGTAGCCTTTCCCATTGACAATCCGGTAGTATACCATTTCCACCCCGTGGCCTTTGTGGAGCAGATGAGGAGGATAAATGGAGGTTTCTATTACGAAATATATCACACCGGAGAAATAATTTGTAATGGGGATATTGAAAAAGCTAAAGAAGTATCCTTTATTTATTATGATAAAAATGGAGGTAAGCATGAATTGGGAACATATAAATTGGTAGAAGTTCCAGATTTTGAATCTGGAAAAACAAAAAAGCCAACGGCTAATTTAAATAATTATGAGGTACGTTCTGGGACGTATAATCGGAAGAAAAAAACAATATGGTACAAAAAGAAGAATAAAAAATTTAAAGCCGTAAATATTAAAGAAAATTTTACTGGTAGTCATTATGTTTATACAAAGGATGATTTTGTGCTTAAATTTAAATCGATTTCGAATAGACCCTATGCAAGGCCAGAGTGTTTTGCAGCCTTGTTAGGTGCAATAGCAGATACAGGATATGAGGATATTAAGATTAATGGATTTACATCCAAAGATGGAACCAGTTTTCCAAGCGTTTCACATCCGGGTGGTATAAATGTTGATATTTCCAATTTAGATAATGCTGATTTTAAAACAGCTGATGGAGGTATTAAAATAGCTAATAGTAATTATTCCAGAGAACGAACAAGAACGCTTGCAAACTCAATGATTAAATTCCGTTATTATAGGATTAGAACCTCAGATGTTGAATTGTGCAAGTATGGAGCTAATGCAAGTAAATGGGATTGTACCAATAAAGAAAAACCATGTAGATATATAACAGGACATGAAGATCATTTACATTGCGAAGGATTTAATAATAAATAA
- a CDS encoding PAAR domain-containing protein has protein sequence MAGKPIATVGSMHVCPMVTGYIPHIGGPVSGPGAPNVLINGKPAALMGDMCVCVGPPDTVAQGEPTVLINGTPVATMGSMTAHGGSITVGEPTVMVGSATPGAKASLPLREIPFPTIRIIDRVGAVARGKSSQLREAEENQEQVREEAKKHGFLPDITFSH, from the coding sequence ATGGCCGGAAAACCGATAGCAACAGTGGGCAGCATGCATGTGTGCCCCATGGTAACAGGATATATTCCTCATATAGGAGGTCCCGTTTCAGGACCTGGTGCCCCCAACGTATTAATCAATGGTAAGCCTGCGGCACTGATGGGCGATATGTGTGTATGTGTGGGTCCTCCCGACACGGTCGCGCAAGGCGAGCCCACAGTTCTTATCAATGGAACACCTGTGGCTACAATGGGCAGCATGACAGCCCATGGAGGTAGTATCACAGTAGGTGAACCAACCGTGATGGTGGGATCAGCCACCCCGGGAGCAAAAGCCAGTTTGCCACTACGAGAAATACCTTTTCCAACAATTCGTATTATTGATAGGGTGGGTGCTGTTGCGCGAGGTAAATCTTCGCAGCTAAGAGAAGCAGAAGAAAATCAAGAGCAAGTGCGAGAAGAGGCGAAAAAGCATGGTTTTTTACCAGATATTACTTTTAGTCATTAA
- the tssD gene encoding type VI secretion system tube protein TssD, which produces MSDLKTYLKLHKQSRSNMDGAFRDSFEVTYCEYELSKDLNKNGQAASVLKGGNIRLSIPLLPQEVLMHWLFDTQHIENGEITTHNVQSEVVEKIFFEEARLVEFRFHYESEGINNAATLITINAQRITLGDHEFKNYWR; this is translated from the coding sequence ATGAGTGATTTAAAGACCTATCTGAAGCTGCACAAACAAAGTCGTAGTAATATGGACGGAGCTTTTAGAGATAGCTTTGAAGTGACTTATTGTGAATACGAATTATCAAAGGACTTAAATAAAAACGGACAAGCAGCCTCTGTATTAAAGGGAGGAAATATTCGTTTAAGCATTCCTTTATTGCCTCAGGAGGTTTTGATGCATTGGTTGTTTGATACACAGCATATTGAGAACGGAGAAATCACAACCCATAATGTTCAAAGCGAAGTGGTGGAGAAAATATTTTTTGAAGAAGCCAGATTGGTGGAATTCCGGTTTCATTATGAATCGGAGGGAATAAACAATGCTGCTACCTTAATAACGATAAATGCCCAGCGTATTACTTTGGGCGATCATGAATTTAAAAATTATTGGAGATAA
- a CDS encoding PAAR domain-containing protein — protein MAGKPIATVGSMHVCPMVTGYIPHIGGPVSGPGAPNVLINGKPAALMGDMCVCVGPPDTVAQGEPTVLINGTPVATMGSMTAHGGSITVGEPTVMVGSATPGAKASLPLREIPFPTIRIIDRVGAMMRGKSSQLREAEENQEQVREEARTRGYLPDVAFSH, from the coding sequence ATGGCCGGAAAACCGATAGCAACAGTGGGCAGCATGCATGTGTGCCCTATGGTAACTGGGTATATTCCTCATATAGGAGGACCCGTTTCAGGACCTGGTGCCCCCAACGTATTAATCAATGGTAAGCCTGCGGCACTGATGGGCGATATGTGTGTATGTGTGGGTCCTCCCGACACGGTCGCGCAAGGCGAGCCCACAGTTCTTATCAATGGAACACCTGTGGCTACAATGGGCAGCATGACAGCCCATGGAGGTAGTATCACAGTAGGTGAACCAACCGTGATGGTGGGATCAGCCACCCCGGGAGCAAAAGCCAGTTTGCCACTACGAGAAATACCTTTTCCAACAATTCGTATTATTGATAGGGTGGGTGCAATGATGAGAGGTAAATCTTCGCAGCTAAGAGAAGCGGAAGAAAATCAAGAGCAAGTGCGAGAAGAGGCCAGAACTAGAGGGTATTTACCAGATGTTGCATTTAGTCATTAA
- a CDS encoding phage baseplate assembly protein V, with protein sequence MSLPQLNLVDAEVHVAGELVDFLTLTLNQSMTGHHRFKIQVNFKPHKPSVWTTTPETVFEQLGETVTIKLAHRENGELTEFEGFVTNIYVGGNDGDQGYAVLEGGSPTLLLDMDPSMGSFTDYTLGNIVSETIENSGVGVELVSDPQFTSIIPYVARYKETSFGFMSRLAGLCGDWFYYDGRKLVLGNPRIENDTRAAFDMELSEIKISASMGNLKTELYDYDPVENDYKEDAPVSNIDGINSYMRVAKDKSDPFFPNASKLPTDRFMVDENDIMAQMRATFSRNYSKMSVMNAKSNTCAIRLGELVTTRLPESLQQDVGPDLGRYRVIEINHQINQDGIYCNYFKGVAGMTESLPMDHIKKPMALPEVATVVENEDPNTLGRVKVRFLWMSEDQSSNWIRVQAQNIGLSENNENLHGLMFIPAIDDQVMVAFEHGDPSKPYVTGSLFHRDNATGALPNDTKSKLVSASGHTIELDDTEGEEKINIYDTEGSIITFDTQAKSLYISSTENIEISAKNITINAEENINIGAQGNIETAAQGDLNNIAQGNVAIQSDGDTTVNSGGAATVAATADTTITGQNVTVEGSQNAAVTGGVETTVSGSMTAVQGASGKVEVV encoded by the coding sequence ATGTCATTACCGCAACTGAATTTAGTAGATGCTGAGGTCCATGTGGCCGGAGAATTGGTTGACTTTTTGACGCTTACGCTCAATCAAAGCATGACTGGTCACCATCGTTTTAAAATACAGGTGAATTTTAAACCTCATAAACCTAGTGTGTGGACCACAACGCCCGAAACTGTTTTTGAGCAGTTGGGTGAGACTGTTACCATTAAATTGGCGCATAGGGAAAATGGTGAGTTAACCGAATTTGAAGGTTTTGTGACCAATATTTATGTGGGAGGAAATGATGGTGATCAGGGATATGCTGTGTTGGAAGGTGGTAGCCCAACATTGTTGTTGGATATGGATCCTTCTATGGGATCGTTTACAGATTATACCTTGGGAAATATTGTGAGTGAAACAATAGAAAATAGTGGGGTGGGAGTTGAGCTGGTAAGTGATCCTCAGTTTACCTCTATTATACCTTATGTGGCACGTTATAAAGAGACTAGCTTTGGCTTTATGTCGCGCCTTGCTGGCTTGTGTGGCGACTGGTTTTACTATGATGGTCGTAAATTGGTATTGGGTAATCCCCGTATTGAAAATGATACCAGGGCGGCCTTTGACATGGAGCTTAGCGAAATAAAGATATCGGCATCCATGGGTAACCTGAAAACGGAGCTTTACGATTATGACCCGGTAGAGAACGACTACAAGGAGGATGCTCCAGTGAGTAATATCGATGGAATAAATAGTTATATGCGAGTGGCAAAGGATAAAAGCGATCCATTTTTTCCCAACGCCTCCAAATTACCAACCGACCGCTTTATGGTGGATGAGAACGATATTATGGCTCAGATGCGCGCTACATTTAGCCGTAACTACTCAAAAATGTCGGTGATGAATGCCAAGAGTAATACCTGTGCTATCCGTCTGGGAGAATTGGTAACAACTCGTTTGCCCGAATCGTTGCAGCAGGATGTGGGTCCTGATTTAGGTCGTTACCGGGTGATTGAAATCAATCATCAGATAAATCAGGATGGCATTTATTGTAATTATTTCAAAGGCGTGGCGGGTATGACCGAGAGTTTGCCTATGGATCATATTAAAAAGCCGATGGCTCTTCCAGAAGTGGCCACCGTGGTGGAGAATGAGGATCCAAACACCCTTGGACGTGTGAAGGTGCGTTTTCTTTGGATGAGCGAAGATCAAAGTAGTAACTGGATACGGGTGCAAGCACAGAATATTGGCTTGTCGGAGAATAATGAAAATCTGCATGGTCTTATGTTTATCCCGGCCATCGATGACCAGGTAATGGTGGCCTTTGAGCATGGCGACCCTTCTAAGCCTTATGTTACGGGTAGTCTGTTCCATCGCGACAATGCCACGGGTGCGTTGCCCAATGATACCAAGAGTAAGCTGGTAAGCGCCAGTGGTCATACCATTGAGCTGGACGATACCGAAGGAGAAGAAAAAATAAATATCTACGATACCGAAGGCAGCATCATCACCTTCGACACCCAAGCCAAATCGCTTTATATCAGTTCTACCGAGAATATTGAGATCAGTGCTAAAAATATCACCATCAACGCCGAAGAGAATATAAACATTGGAGCACAAGGAAATATAGAAACCGCCGCTCAAGGCGATTTAAATAATATCGCCCAAGGCAATGTGGCCATCCAGTCCGATGGTGATACTACGGTGAATAGTGGGGGAGCAGCAACTGTTGCAGCAACGGCAGATACTACAATAACAGGACAAAATGTAACCGTAGAAGGAAGCCAGAATGCTGCAGTAACCGGCGGAGTAGAAACAACAGTAAGTGGATCGATGACTGCTGTGCAAGGAGCCAGTGGAAAAGTGGAAGTGGTGTAA
- a CDS encoding type VI secretion system baseplate subunit TssF has translation MNPDYFSKESIKNRMFKRAAELWEIRNIDHLDPIIKLMIESLASEIFQLSGEVNNMENRILEKVARFLTPSSLLSARPAHAIMHARAIYDSCDLSVDQAFHYKNAHFMKRHNLKRLSFTPVYTARVVNGDVAYLLGADGCWAMDSRLSKDLVARCTQTDPVTNGCLWIGLDLAPEIKTLKDISFYFDFPYIEHKEDYYRLLPHVKWHLGEHELAFKNGFFLCDEDAADYASRLLEKYNANNQVNSDILNIYNHRFMHVVDDETLSEKHRSLFPKELSHLFSQEALDGFDKPLVWLKASFPAGFSAEALQGLTININAFPVANKYIHKSERKVDEISGVIPLIKEANEYFLGIDSVSDMHGNDYHEQKYGIDNKDVDQHIYSLRRGGCERFNSANAREYLDRLIDLLRDESMAFTNVEKDTLGENASDLLKQLNHLENKINLSGINSESISYIIFNDTFYEATSFFVTYWLSNGVIGNGIKASELLGFTDMSDVDRSSSVLLTTSRGGKEAPDSRGMLEMYKLALTSHGAIYSKQDVKSFCAIHCGDLVSDISVQSGYAVSKQPGEGIIRTIDVCLKPSTSMNNTKLSEIKEDLLVALHANSPQEFNYQLIIQQN, from the coding sequence ATGAACCCTGACTATTTTTCAAAAGAGAGCATCAAAAACCGGATGTTTAAACGTGCCGCGGAATTGTGGGAGATACGTAATATTGATCATCTTGACCCTATTATTAAATTGATGATTGAATCCCTGGCCAGCGAGATTTTTCAGTTGTCGGGTGAGGTAAATAATATGGAAAATCGTATACTCGAAAAAGTAGCGCGTTTTCTTACTCCTAGTTCGCTGTTATCTGCACGTCCAGCACATGCTATTATGCATGCGCGCGCTATTTACGACTCCTGTGACTTGTCGGTGGATCAAGCTTTCCACTATAAAAATGCCCATTTTATGAAACGGCATAACCTAAAACGTTTGTCTTTTACACCCGTGTACACTGCACGTGTGGTGAATGGGGATGTGGCATATTTGCTGGGTGCTGATGGCTGTTGGGCCATGGATAGTAGGTTAAGTAAAGATTTAGTGGCTCGTTGCACCCAAACAGACCCCGTCACGAATGGGTGTCTTTGGATTGGACTCGACTTGGCACCTGAGATAAAAACGCTCAAGGATATTTCCTTTTATTTTGACTTTCCTTACATCGAGCATAAAGAAGACTATTATCGCTTATTGCCCCATGTAAAATGGCATCTGGGAGAACATGAGCTTGCATTTAAAAATGGTTTTTTCTTGTGTGATGAGGATGCGGCTGATTATGCTTCGCGCTTACTTGAAAAGTATAATGCCAATAACCAAGTGAATAGCGATATTCTGAATATTTACAACCACCGGTTTATGCATGTGGTGGATGATGAAACCCTCAGCGAAAAGCATCGTAGCTTGTTTCCGAAGGAGCTTAGTCACCTGTTTTCTCAAGAGGCTTTAGATGGATTTGATAAACCACTGGTGTGGCTTAAGGCAAGTTTTCCGGCAGGTTTTTCTGCTGAAGCTTTGCAAGGCTTAACTATTAATATTAATGCTTTTCCGGTAGCCAATAAATATATTCATAAAAGTGAACGGAAGGTTGATGAAATATCTGGCGTGATTCCTCTTATTAAAGAAGCCAATGAATATTTTTTAGGAATTGATTCAGTGAGTGATATGCATGGTAACGATTATCATGAACAAAAGTATGGAATCGATAATAAGGATGTTGATCAGCATATTTATTCATTGCGACGAGGTGGTTGTGAACGGTTTAACTCGGCCAACGCACGTGAGTATCTCGATCGCTTGATCGATCTGTTGCGCGATGAGAGTATGGCTTTTACAAATGTTGAGAAGGATACCCTGGGTGAGAATGCTTCTGATTTATTAAAACAATTAAATCATCTGGAGAATAAAATTAATTTGAGTGGCATTAATTCCGAGTCCATTTCTTATATCATATTTAATGATACCTTTTATGAGGCCACCAGTTTTTTTGTTACCTATTGGCTGTCCAATGGCGTCATTGGTAATGGAATAAAGGCCTCTGAATTGCTTGGTTTTACAGATATGTCTGATGTGGATCGTAGCTCGTCTGTTTTATTGACAACTTCGCGCGGAGGTAAGGAAGCCCCCGACTCCAGAGGTATGCTCGAAATGTATAAGTTGGCACTTACATCGCATGGCGCTATTTATTCGAAGCAGGATGTGAAGTCGTTTTGTGCCATTCATTGCGGAGATCTGGTGTCTGACATTTCTGTGCAATCGGGTTATGCGGTTAGTAAGCAGCCCGGCGAAGGTATTATTCGTACCATAGATGTGTGTCTAAAACCTTCGACCTCCATGAATAATACTAAACTAAGTGAAATAAAAGAGGATTTGTTGGTTGCTTTGCATGCTAATTCTCCTCAAGAATTTAACTATCAATTAATCATACAACAAAATTAA